One Saccharomycodes ludwigii strain NBRC 1722 chromosome VI, whole genome shotgun sequence DNA segment encodes these proteins:
- a CDS encoding ATP19 family protein (similar to Saccharomyces cerevisiae YOR020W-A | putative protein of unknown function) — translation MVASYTILGKSIPSHFLALGTFGAVIGGTLFAKSGSSAPAPVPTKKEQPATTAKSSNNEEFDVEKLIDSFLKEEDKK, via the coding sequence atggTTGCTAGTTATACGATATTAGGTAAATCTATTCCATCACACTTCTTAGCTTTAGGAACTTTCGGTGCTGTCATAGGTGGTACTTTATTTGCAAAGAGCGGTTCCTCTGCTCCAGCTCCAGTTcctacaaaaaaagaacaaccTGCCACCACCGCTAAATCTTCTAATAACGAAGAATTCGATGTcgaaaaattaattgattcctttttaaaagaagaagacaAAAAATGA
- the SFM1 gene encoding protein-arginine N-methyltransferase SFM1 (similar to Saccharomyces cerevisiae YOR021C | SFM1 | Spout Family Methyltransferase 1) — protein MRYIIEHMEQGFSEWVTLEYAQIIRDVGATNLIISSLPASTTEKDIPDKLLEMNIQWTTKQLTEITQDFPALEPLKNGRICLLDPRAEKDLQPNESDDFDYFVFGGILGDHPPRDRTKELKEQYPGLLVGRRLGDKQMTTDTAVRTTQLIIEGKKPFDKIKFIDYPEFRFNKHEATEMPFRYVLDNCNGKPILPQGMLQLIKKDSEQTLDDLF, from the coding sequence ATGAGATATATTATAGAGCATATGGAACAAGGTTTTAGTGAATGGGTTACATTAGAATATGCTCAAATTATCAGGGATGTGGGTGCCACTAATTTGATTATTTCATCTTTACCAGCAAGTACTACCGAAAAAGATATACCTGATAAATTACTAGAGATGAACATACAGTGGACCACAAAACAATTGACTGAAATTACCCAAGATTTTCCTGCTTTAGAGCCCTTGAAAAATGGACgtatttgtttattggACCCAAGAGCTGAAAAAGATTTACAACCCAACGAGTCTGatgattttgattattttgtatttgGTGGTATTTTGGGTGACCATCCACCAAGAGATCGCACCAAAGAATTGAAAGAACAATACCCTGGTCTTTTAGTGGGCAGAAGATTGGGCGACAAGCAAATGACTACAGATACAGCAGTTAGAACCACCCAGCTGATCATTGAGGGGAAGAAACCTTTTGACAAGATTAAATTCATTGATTATCCAGAATTTAGATTTAATAAACATGAAGCCACGGAAATGCCGTTTCGCTATGTTTTAGACAATTGTAATGGCAAACCTATATTGCCACAAGGCATGTTACAATTAATCAAAAAGGACTCGGAACAAACATtggatgatttattttag
- a CDS encoding uncharacterized protein (similar to Saccharomyces cerevisiae YDR475C | JIP4 | Jumonji domain Interacting Protein (paralog of YOR019W | protein of unknown function)) — MTDLKNNKDFLNLNEYDESDDDAVYGEPRDIYKKINFTPSSPSIIRSTNESNSETDSNTTHTGIISNISLSKSSNYSPRVSFDTVPIDGVCGEFRLNSNTAFSDVDDNDYAGDDDDNNNDDDDLNYSEDDYYDDEYDGNDDDIGNYDYFSLQNNHRTRRGGSPMPPGMQNISVVDAVLNSKLVLGKDGRIYRKDYPSTPTILNNALVVTKAHKDYDAYIKNYRYDDPEGEKKNGGDSSCVTPKKHMYPNIVLNKGPLPSMRGRLSKKLLQESGESKELRKLKSINQRLSGYVSGPRCIMVHISGRRHTWVTLDWVLREVVNDGDHIIIIANLPLNKRNRSRSRSRSRSRSKSRNQSRKTSTTDINRARKSTRALNNNNKAATAHYSRSRSRSVSRLRRYMSNDELPENNARQHEEFVEWCDGYQFADVKKALDDVMEYAIFLLPQDKIVKITVDIVIGSFCKIIVDALNAYYPHLVFSSSTKWRSNETLVKWNGPFVSDRLIQYFPVPVGIVPAYKLNYFEHSLMKNFVKVQQAQWMKSKGDPIMISKKPGTPKSAPVELNEVSTKPPMPFMKSCHSNDNLSKVSTIATGTITNSSTGDSGMIADASDSLNGSDDIYNDDSLGDSDADSEEELSQHRGKNIAKMEGTEDQVKGKTAGNNSSINFTGGDDSKPSTSTDTSINKLQKMLQSYKDELDRINQNIDSNTAISEEKKTLLKIDTIIDESIKFTENLDKINSHNDTFNKLQKVITGKGSNNLRPSTSSKKSMLDVLDDDDISSNSNASKSKKKRSHRRSKSNNSDIVVSSSNTNAANNLGLPKIITTPSSYSDVQTPTSSTRPTKIKFGPEPAKIRTAHGALSSAPSRSTSGTMHHHHHHHVATSDCDSNNDNKLTKVVTYDGHIRDSSGKLYKSISHSSMKSGSSSTSFNSNNSNSGSSTNAEMGVGLRKYNTISASKLKNGSSAAFTHTRHSTDKSGVRRLDSSSSSSKKTSTENEGKKKKKRGFFFGLFK; from the coding sequence atgactgatttgaaaaataataaagattttttaaatttaaatgaatACGATGAATCAGATGACGATGCTGTTTACGGAGAACCAAgagatatatataaaaagataaattttACTCCTAGTTCTCCCTCAATTATTAGATCTACAAATGAAAGCAACAGCGAGACAGACTCTAACACTACTCACACTGGTattatttcaaatattaGTCTAAGTAAATCCAGCAATTATAGTCCAAGAGTCTCATTTGATACTGTACCAATTGACGGTGTTTGTGGTGAATTTCgtttaaattcaaatacAGCTTTCAGCGATGTTGATGATAACGATTATGctggtgatgatgatgataataataatgacgaCGACGATCTGAATTATAGTgaagatgattattatgaCGACGAATATGACGgaaatgatgatgatattgGAAATTACGATTATTTTAGTCTGCAAAATAATCATCGTACACGTAGAGGAGGCTCTCCAATGCCGCCGGGTATGCAAAATATATCTGTTGTTGATGCAGTATTGAATTCCAAACTCGTTTTAGGTAAAGATGGTAGGATTTACAGAAAGGACTATCCTTCGACACCTaccattttaaataatgcCTTAGTCGTAACAAAAGCTCATAAAGACTACGATgcatatattaaaaactatCGTTACGATGATCCagaaggagaaaaaaaaaatggcgGGGATTCTTCTTGTGTAACACCAAAAAAACACATGTATCCAAATATTGTATTGAATAAAGGTCCATTACCTAGTATGAGGGGAAGATTGAGTAAAAAACTGTTGCAAGAAAGCGGTGAAAGTAAAGAActaagaaaattaaaatctaTTAATCAAAGACTCAGTGGGTATGTTAGTGGTCCAAGATGTATAATGGTCCATATAAGCGGTAGAAGACATACATGGGTTACACTAGACTGGGTCTTAAGAGAAGTAGTTAATGATGGTGaccatattattattattgctaatttgccattaaataaaagaaacagGAGTAGAAGTAGAAGTAGAAGCAGAAGTAGAAGCAAAAGTAGAAACCAATCAAGAAAAACGAGCACAACAGACATTAATAGGGCTAGAAAGTCGACGAGAgcattaaataataataataaagcgGCAACTGCACACTATTCAAGGTCTAGGTCCAGGTCAGTCTCAAGATTGCGTAGGTATATGTCCAATGACGAATTGCCTGAAAATAATGCAAGACAGCATGAAGAATTTGTTGAGTGGTGTGATGGCTACCAATTTGCCGATGTAAAGAAGGCTTTGGATGATGTTATGGAATATGCTATATTTTTACTGCCACAAGATAAAATTGTCAAAATAACGGTCGATATAGTGATTGGTtcattttgtaaaataattgTTGATGCCCTGAACGCTTACTATCCGCATTTAGTATTTAGTTCTTCTACGAAGTGGAGAAGCAACGAAACCCTAGTAAAATGGAACGGTCCATTTGTGTCTGATAGATTGATTCAATATTTCCCTGTCCCAGTTGGTATTGTCCCAGCCTATAAATTAAACTATTTTGAGCATTCtttgatgaaaaatttCGTTAAAGTACAACAAGCTCAATGGATGAAAAGCAAGGGTGATCCTATCATGATTTCTAAAAAACCTGGTACACCCAAGTCAGCACCAGTGGAATTAAATGAGGTTAGTACCAAACCTCCGATGCCATTTATGAAATCGTGTCACAGCAATGACAATCTTTCGAAAGTATCTACCATTGCCACCGGGACAATCACGAATAGTTCCACAGGTGATAGTGGTATGATTGCTGATGCTAGCGATAGCCTTAATGGGTCTGATGACATCTACAACGATGATAGTTTAGGCGACAGTGATGCAGATAGTGAGGAAGAACTATCACAACATAGAGGTAAAAATATAGCTAAAATGGAGGGCACTGAAGACCAAGtgaaaggaaaaacagCTGGCAACAATTCGAGTATTAATTTTACTGGGGGGGATGATTCCAAACCGTCAACTTCTACTGATACATCGATAAATAAGTTACAAAAAATGTTACAGTCGTATAAAGATGAGTTAGATagaataaatcaaaatatcgATTCAAACACTGCAATTTcggaagaaaagaaaacattACTGAAGATTGATACTATCATTGACGAATCGATTAAGTTTACTGAAAATTTAGATAAGATCAATTCACATAATgatacttttaataaattacaGAAAGTTATTACTGGTAAGGGATCAAACAATTTGAGGCCTAGCACCTCTTCAAAAAAGTCAATGCTAGATGTCTTGGATGATGATGACATTAGTAGCAATTCCAATGCTTCCAAgtcaaaaaagaagaggtCACATCGTCGTAgcaaatcaaataatagtGATATTGTTGTGTCATCTTCCAATACAAATGCGGCTAATAATTTGGGGCTTCCCAAAATTATTACCACCCCAAGTTCCTATTCTGATGTACAAACACCTACCTCTTCAACAAGGCCCAcgaaaattaaatttggcCCGGAGCCGGCTAAAATCAGGACTGCACATGGCGCCTTATCAAGTGCACCATCCAGATCTACTTCTGGTACCATGCACcatcaccatcatcatcatgTTGCTACTTCAGATTGTGATTCAAATAATGACAACAAATTAACTAAAGTTGTAACTTATGATGGTCATATTAGAGACTCCAGTGGGAAATTGTATAAATCTATATCTCATTCTAGTATGAAGTCTGGCAGTAGTAGTACAAgttttaatagtaataatagcaattcGGGCAGTAGTACTAATGCTGAAATGGGTGTTGGACTACGAAAGTATAATACTATCAGTGCAtctaaattgaaaaatggaAGTTCTGCAGCTTTTACACATACAAGACACTCTACTGATAAAAGTGGTGTAAGAAGACTTgacagtagtagtagtagcagtaaGAAGACTTCTACTGAAAATGAAGgtaagaagaaaaagaaaagaggtTTCTTTTTCGGTTTATTTAAGTAg
- the AHC1 gene encoding Ahc1p (similar to Saccharomyces cerevisiae YOR023C | AHC1 | Ada Histone acetyltransferase complex Component) — MVLTNKNNINKPKESDIITSANSYKDCASNNIANFISPTSIITTDSHAKHITISEESNTNKNDINNKTIPKIENEFDRSIATETPYYYQVATPRSPHEFTFLDKLSNNEEQETFDAEQHAKFLIAKREIMNNIHLYMLLRYKDCHRLEQDILHCNQEINLLKKLYSVDINDLITSSQRRTCTNINTNTNKKPNSTTFHKAAAKKATKCIHKPKKDHKKKQTTTIMNSGVIGKTSDGVTVFKRVDGILIILKCETCGKEGFTSAQGIVNHCRLKHSKLYSSQPLAILNNQKILPIQSMKILDKFNELNLDPQKNFLPFVAVTLLPLNATDSSEVLDSKLELVNKEDSNNSGTCVISADTSNASTISTTGSDEVPNIDTTNRGAKGILLGHLKEKFPDSTSLIKDTVEYIKDYENDAKNTIELEKTAANVTTDINVGSGKFEHRKSDGESVTIDPDTKNTGHISDSSNNERKDRYGDSALHNLRKRRRCLHYNLRSNIPYRSKRWDDYELS; from the coding sequence ATGGTtttaacaaacaaaaataatatcaacaaGCCTAAGGAAAGTGATATCATAACAAGTGCTAATAGTTATAAGGACTGTGCTAGTAACAATATAGCTAACTTCATTAGTCCTACTTCTATTATTACCACTGATTCACATGCAAAACATATTACTATATCTGAAGAATCAAATACTAACAAAAATGatatcaacaataaaacCATTCCTAAAATTGAGAATGAATTTGACAGGTCAATAGCTACAGAAACaccatattattatcaagttGCAACACCAAGATCGCCTCATGAATTCACCTTTTTAGATAAACTTTCCAATAATGAGGAGCAAGAAACTTTTGATGCTGAACAGCATGCAAAGTTTCTTATTGCtaaaagagaaataatGAATAATATCCATTTATATATGCTTCTAAGGTATAAAGATTGTCATAGATTGGAACAGGATATTTTACATTGTAACCAAGAGATTaatttactaaaaaaaCTTTACTCTGTGGatattaatgatttaaTCACATCATCGCAACGTCGTACATGTACAAATATTAACactaataccaataaaaagCCTAATTCCACAACTTTCCATAAAGCAGCTGCTAAAAAGGCGACAAAATGCATCCATAAGCCAAAGAAGGATcataagaaaaaacaaactacaacaataatgaatAGCGGTGTTATTGGAAAGACAAGTGATGGCGTAACCGTTTTTAAAAGAGTAGATggtatattaataatattaaagtgTGAAACTTGTGGTAAAGAAGGTTTTACTTCAGCGCAAGGGATTGTAAATCATTGTAGGTTGAAACATTCAAAATTATACTCTAGCCAACCATTggcaattttaaataaccAAAAGATATTACCTATACAAAGtatgaaaatattggaCAAGTTTAATGAATTAAACCTTGACCCacaaaaaaactttttgcCTTTTGTTGCTGTTACATTACTACCACTAAATGCTACTGATTCATCGGAAGTTTTAGATTCTAAACTTGAATTAGTAAACAAGGAAGATAGCAATAACAGTGGTACTTGCGTTATATCTGCAGATACTAGCAATGCAAGCACTATTTCCACTACCGGCTCTGATGAAGTTCCTAATATTGATACTACCAATAGGGGAGCAAAAGGTATTCTGCTGGGGCatttaaaggaaaaatttcCCGATAGCACAAGTCTAATTAAAGACACTGTGGAATATATCAAAGattatgaaaatgatgCCAAAAATACTATTGAGTTAGAGAAGACTGCTGCCAATGTCACTACTGATATAAATGTTGGCTCCGGAAAATTTGAGCATAGGAAATCTGATGGTGAAAGTGTTACTATAGATCCCGATACAAAAAACACTGGTCATATTAGCGATAGTAGTAACAATGAGCGTAAGGATAGATATGGTGACAGTGCTTTACATAACTTGAGAAAGAGAAGAAGATGTTTACATTATAATTTAAGGAGCAACATCCCTTATAGATCTAAAAGATGGGACGATTACGAACTGTCatga
- the HSP10 gene encoding Hsp10p (similar to Saccharomyces cerevisiae YOR020C | HSP10 | Heat Shock Protein), which produces MSALLKSAKSIVPLLDRILVQRVKAEAKTASGLYLPEKNVQKLNQAIVLAVGPGFTDSNGNKHTPSLKVGDQVLIPGFGGSPIKINNDEEVILFRDAEILAKIEDH; this is translated from the coding sequence aTGTCTGCCCTATTGAAATCTGCCAAATCAATTGTTCCATTATTAGACCGTATTTTAGTTCAAAGAGTTAAAGCTGAAGCAAAGACTGCTTCTGGTTTGTACTTGccagaaaaaaatgttcaaaaattaaaccaGGCTATTGTTTTGGCCGTTGGTCCTGGCTTTACCGATAGTAACGGTAACAAGCACACTCCATCCCTTAAAGTTGGTGATCAAGTTTTAATTCCAGGGTTTGGTGGTTctccaataaaaataaataacgaTGAAGAAGTTATCCTATTTAGAGATGCTGAAATTTTGGCCAAAATTGAAGATCATTGA
- the DDL1 gene encoding putative carboxylic ester hydrolase (similar to Saccharomyces cerevisiae YOR022C | DDL1 | DDHD Domain-containing Lipase): MLIQFKDISTITVLSHKGKAIDRLAIRRWKCTTTVNEKKQETRFKVNWYYAIDKPKNKIVTNSTKLNDENLPRKFKMFTKFDSGLLEKSYLNYIQKFNNSDFKKNVSVHSEENINNNISNSIEGYGNDNSNSTYMPDLSFGAQEPNDELKVLVNEDNLFLVDIHNWELKPVYWDGPSYEVRRGLWFKNDEYPINAKSMIQIESHYQHYLLKRSKENVNSDTDNQFYPVYLNLKYSSDYLISKSNLPYSNLTEQGFKSSEKFSKKEQQLMDRNKDLIIMEPKNDKPTHYVVFLDDLNTAYLIPSSQKDLFKARIPFNLLKSGLINVGITKMQRVKKPLLGGSAASTGDNIFSSSSFTNKMDSISDLISSQITKDWTNALLRTTSVTSSIGKNYGLLTKEQKEKQKEEEEEEEEKEANKEIELMNTQMEHDYESGKNDRYDDGSSSSSSSSSAGTTCTQNRTIDHLCFCVHGIGQTLGKKYQYVNFAHTVNLLRKNMKQIYSTNEALQKINREKDFADYKENCRVQVLPISWRQNIGFDTSSEKNLIYKELPSLKNITVDGIKPLRKILGDVGLDILLYEELHYRKKILYQVTNQLNNTFKMFKKYNPDFNGKVSIIGHSLGSLIVFDILSDKNNNTKYRLDFDVDNFFAIGSPIGVFKLIQRIKIGNTDADDGSNIKKHFDEYYGYNTEDVSTSTLVPHETPTCRNFYNIFHLCDPIAYRVEPLIDIRMSYIEQEFIKSSSTYQLAAKMLKQISDTNIIGAVSENAKSVTGIAKASGVNKSNDRTKDLGALNTSHEDDDRDSKFRKIGVKINDETGDLELEPYLLAKLLKLNSTGRIDYSFKPGFLDVDLINAIKSHVSYFEDLDVAGFLLREMLDSKSTKVKNKKVKIFDL; this comes from the coding sequence atgctGATTCAATTTAAGGATATAAGTACTATCACTGTTTTATCACACAAAGGTAAAGCCATTGACAGACTTGCTATACGCAGATGGAAATGCACCACTACagttaatgaaaaaaaacaagaaactAGATTTAAAGTGAACTGGTATTATGCCATAGATAAacctaaaaataaaattgttacAAATTCAACAAAGTTAAACGATGAAAATTTACCCAGAAAGTTTAAAATGTTTACTAAATTCGACTCTGGTTTATTGGAGAAAAGTTATCTGAATTATatccaaaaatttaataatagtgatttcaaaaaaaatgtttcagTCCATTCTGAGGAGAAcatcaacaataatatatcaaaCAGTATTGAAGGCTATGGCAATGACAATAGTAATTCAACATATATGCCAGATTTATCTTTTGGTGCACAAGAACCAAATGATGAGCTCAAAGTACTAGTAAATGAAGAcaatctttttttggtaGATATTCATAATTGGGAACTTAAACCCGTTTATTGGGATGGCCCAAGTTATGAAGTCAGAAGAGGGTTATGGTTTAAAAATGACGAGTACCCAATTAATGCCAAGTCGATGATTCAGATTGAATCGCATTACCAGCATTATCTGCTGAAAAGATCAAAGGAGAATGTTAATAGTGATACAGACAACCAGTTTTATCctgtttatttaaatttgaaatattcAAGTGATTATTTAATTAGTAAAAGCAATTTGCCATATAGCAATTTAACAGAACAAGGCTTCAAATCTTCAGAAAAGTTTAGCAAGAAAGAGCAGCAATTAATGGACCGGaataaagatttaattattatggAGCCTAAAAACGATAAACCGACTCATTATGTGGTATTCCTTGATGACTTAAACACTGCATATTTAATTCCATCTTCtcaaaaagatttatttaaagcaCGGAttccttttaatttattaaaatctgGATTGATTAATGTCGGTATAACTAAAATGCAAAGAGTGAAAAAGCCTTTATTGGGTGGTAGCGCTGCTAGTACTGgagataatattttttcttcatcttctttcACCAATAAAATGGATAGTATCTCTGATTTAATATCCTCTCAGATTACAAAAGATTGGACAAATGCTTTGTTAAGGACTACATCTGTAACATCATCTATAGGTAAAAATTATGGGCTATTGACAAAAGagcaaaaggaaaaacaaaaagaagaagaagaagaagaagaagaaaaagaagcaaATAAAGAGATAGAACTGATGAACACGCAAATGGAGCATGATTACGAAAGCGGAAAAAATGATAGATACGATGATGggagcagcagcagcagcagcagcagcagcgcTGGCACGACGTGTACTCAAAATAGAACTATTGATCATCTATGTTTTTGTGTTCATGGGATCGGGCAGACGTTGGGAAAGAAGTATCAGTATGTTAATTTTGCACATACGGTAAACTTACTAAGGAAGAATAtgaaacaaatatattccACCAATGAAGCtttgcaaaaaataaaccgTGAGAAAGATTTTGCAGATTATAAGGAAAATTGCCGTGTTCAAGTGTTACCTATAAGCTGGAGACAAAATATTGGATTTGATACTAGCtctgaaaaaaatctaatctATAAAGAATTACCATCTTTAAAGAATATCACTGTGGATGGTATAAAACCCCTTAGGAAAATTCTGGGCGATGTAGGGTTGGATATTTTGCTTTATGAAGAACTACATTATAGGAAGAAAATTTTGTATCAAGTTACAAACCAGTTAAATAACACAtttaaaatgtttaaaaagtataatCCAGATTTTAATGGGAAAGTTAGTATCATAGGTCATTCTTTGGGTAGtcttattgtttttgatatattatCTGACAAGAACAATAACACAAAATACAGATTAGATTTTGAtgttgataatttttttgcgATAGGTTCACCAATTGGTGTTTTTAAGTTGATCCAGAGAATTAAAATAGGCAACACAGATGCCGACGATGGTTCAAATATCAAGAAACATTTTGATGAATATTATGGTTATAACACCGAAGATGTTAGTACTAGTACCTTAGTTCCTCATGAGACACCCACCTGCAGGAATttctataatatatttcatTTGTGTGATCCAATAGCGTATCGTGTGGAACCGTTGATTGATATTAGGATGAGCTATATAGAACAGGaatttataaaatcttCAAGCACATACCAATTGGCAGCCAAAATGTTAAAGCAGATAAGCgatacaaatattattggtgCTGTTAGTGAGAACGCAAAAAGTGTTACTGGAATTGCCAAGGCCTCTGGTGTTAACAAAAGCAATGACCGTACAAAGGATTTAGGTGCTTTGAATACTAGTcatgaagatgatgatagGGACTCTAAATTTCGTAAGATCGGTGTTAAAATCAATGATGAAACAGGCGATTTGGAACTTGAACCATATTTATTGGCGAagcttttaaaattgaattcTACGGGAAGAATCGATTACAGTTTTAAACCTGGATTTTTAGATGTTGACTTAATTAATGCTATCAAATCACATGTGAGTTACTTTGAAGATTTAGATGTGGCTGGTTTTTTGTTAAGGGAGATGTTGGATAGTAAAAGtacaaaagttaaaaacaaaaaggttaagatatttgatttatag
- the PRP3 gene encoding U4/U6-U5 snRNP complex subunit PRP3 (similar to Saccharomyces cerevisiae YDR473C | PRP3 | Pre-mRNA Processing): MAYHTHANDKNENNSSYFSEEKGKGLNTELHSALFSSNLNLIKREFQKKNVDYKNDREGEKKRKDNGSDNYYLSNYNDTSTSNEYTDNKLPKNNHTKRLLGNKFYTKPGELTTLLTEKQKALTNSQQAYKSNISTSKDETYDNEVNSMMVIDKAYIETCAKNDWWDNVYLKTRCLSISDIDPSGSNDNILHRKYTDFIDYSSLDVDEDSDDDIEEYQNEQLPDRPSIRFIQHPILIKNKSSTAYGNTATKIYLTKKEHKKLRRNRRKLERQVKEERIKLGMDLKPTPKVKLSNMMNVIQNNSNIMDPTLYEKEVREQVQERKREHEKMNQQRHLEAVAKKRKKNASNDDSDVSTNEIYCCVFKIEKILNPKHRFKINMNAKQLNLQGCCLRLQDGKGIIIIRGLEKNCKKYKKLILNRIAWRENFTVDVTKTKKPSLDNNAFDLSLLLSSSPNTVEVNMTDNEAKLEWEGYLDKSQVVNNDGTKKWFMKECKDLNELLNILDDFNAKVFW; the protein is encoded by the coding sequence atggcatACCATACACATGCTAATgacaaaaatgaaaacaattCTTCATATTTTTCTGAAGAAAAGGGTAAAGGGCTAAACACTGAACTACATTCTGCCTTATTTAGctcaaatttaaatttaatcaaaagggaatttcaaaagaaaaatgttgactataaaaatgatagagagggggaaaagaaaagaaaagataatgGTTCTGATAATTATTACTTAAGCAATTATAATGATACTAGCACCTCTAATGAATATACTGATAATAAACTACcgaaaaataatcatactAAACGGTTATTAGggaataaattttatactAAACCTGGTGAACTAACGACACTTTTGAcggaaaaacaaaaagctCTTACCAACAGCCAACAAGCTTATAAATCAAACATCTCAACTAGTAAAGATGAAACGTATGATAATGAGGTAAATTCGATGATGGTAATAGATAAGGCTTACATTGAAACCTGTGCTAAAAATGATTGGTGGGATAATGTTTATCTAAAAACACGTTGTCTTTCTATCTCCGATATAGATCCTAGTGGcagtaatgataatattctACATCGTAAATACACAGATTTTATAGATTATTCTTCATTAGATGTTGATGAGGACTctgatgatgatattgaAGAATATCAAAATGAACAATTGCCAGATAGACCTAGTATACGGTTTATTCAACATCCTATTTTGATTAAGAATAAGTCATCCACTGCTTACGGCAATACTGCTACTAAAATCTACTTGACTAAAAAAgaacataaaaaattacgCAGAAATAGAAGGAAATTAGAAAGACAGGTCAAAGAAGAAAGGATTAAATTGGGAATGGATCTTAAACCAACACCTAAAGTCAAATTGAGCAACATGATGAACGTAATACAAAATAACTCTAATATTATGGACCCAACATTATATGAAAAGGAAGTGCGAGAGCAAGtacaagaaagaaaaagagaacaCGAAAAAATGAACCAACAAAGACATTTGGAAGCCGTTgcgaaaaaaaggaaaaaaaatgcttcTAATGATGATAGTGATGTGTCGACTAATGAAATCTATTGTTGTGTTTTTAAGATtgagaaaatattaaaccCTAAACACAGATTTAAGATTAATATGAATGCAAAGCAGCTAAACTTACAAGGGTGCTGTTTAAGATTACAAGATGGCAAGGGAATCATTATAATAAGAGGGCtcgaaaaaaattgtaaaaaatataagaaGTTGATATTGAATAGGATAGCGTGGAGGGAAAATTTTACCGTTGATGTCactaaaactaaaaaaccCAGTCTTGACAATAATGCATTTGATTTATCTTTGTTATTGTCATCATCTCCTAACACTGTGGAGGTAAACATGACCGATAATGAAGCTAAGCTAGAATGGGAGGGATACCTAGACAAATCACAAGTTGTCAATAATGACGGGACTAAAAAATGGTTTATGAAAGAATGCAAAGATTTAAATGAATTGCTAAATATATTAGACGACTTCAACGCAAAGGTCTTTTGGTGA